The Candidatus Koribacter versatilis Ellin345 genome has a segment encoding these proteins:
- a CDS encoding serine hydrolase domain-containing protein, producing MLLKIARRSALWMAVVAMSLMATAQPTVKPESVGLSSERLERLGAAVQKSIDDKQIAGAVTLVSRHGQIAWFKAQGMADREANKAMRPDEMFRICSMTKPITSVAVMMLYEEGKFLLDDPISKYIPEFKNPKVLVKPAQGDPYTIPAKNEITIRDLLRHTSGVTYHWNEDLGPYYHKGNVAHGLAQYDGTIADSVKQLAQQPLLFNPGERWEYGLSVDVLGRLVEVVSGMPLDQFFKTRIFDPLGMTDTYFYPPQGKLDRLATVYWLDDKGLKRFPDTPVVEKDFIYTADYPYNGPKKLFSGGAGLISTAQDYLRFCQMVLDEGKVGNKRLLSRKSIELMSHDQLGKINPEEGFGLGFGVDGVKSPLHEIGTPGEVQWGGFYYTEFVIDAKEQMIVIFMSQLKNNGGATINEAAKALAFQAIID from the coding sequence ATGTTATTGAAGATCGCGCGCAGGTCTGCGCTGTGGATGGCTGTGGTTGCGATGTCGCTGATGGCGACGGCGCAGCCAACGGTAAAACCGGAGAGCGTGGGACTCTCGTCGGAGCGGCTGGAGCGGCTTGGCGCGGCGGTACAGAAGAGCATCGACGACAAGCAGATTGCGGGCGCGGTAACGCTGGTATCGCGCCATGGGCAGATTGCGTGGTTCAAGGCGCAAGGGATGGCTGATCGCGAAGCCAACAAGGCGATGCGTCCGGATGAGATGTTTCGCATCTGCTCGATGACGAAGCCGATTACGAGCGTGGCCGTAATGATGCTGTACGAGGAAGGGAAGTTCCTGCTCGACGACCCAATCTCGAAGTACATTCCCGAATTCAAGAACCCGAAAGTTCTGGTAAAGCCCGCGCAGGGGGATCCTTACACCATCCCGGCGAAGAACGAGATCACGATTCGCGACTTGCTGCGGCACACGTCCGGCGTTACGTATCACTGGAACGAAGACCTTGGGCCGTATTACCACAAGGGAAATGTCGCGCATGGGCTAGCGCAGTATGACGGCACGATTGCCGATAGCGTGAAGCAACTCGCCCAACAGCCACTGTTGTTCAATCCGGGTGAGCGCTGGGAGTATGGGCTCAGCGTGGATGTGCTGGGGCGATTGGTCGAAGTCGTTTCGGGGATGCCGCTCGATCAATTCTTCAAGACGCGGATCTTCGATCCTCTGGGAATGACCGACACCTATTTCTATCCACCGCAGGGAAAGCTGGATCGCTTGGCGACGGTGTACTGGCTCGACGACAAAGGACTGAAGCGTTTTCCGGACACGCCAGTCGTCGAAAAAGACTTCATCTACACCGCAGATTATCCATACAACGGGCCGAAGAAGTTGTTCTCGGGCGGCGCCGGGCTCATATCAACGGCGCAGGATTATCTGCGCTTCTGCCAGATGGTTCTGGATGAAGGCAAGGTCGGCAACAAGCGACTGCTGAGTCGCAAGTCGATCGAACTGATGTCGCACGATCAATTGGGGAAAATCAATCCGGAGGAAGGTTTTGGGCTTGGATTCGGGGTGGACGGTGTGAAATCGCCGCTGCATGAAATCGGCACGCCCGGCGAAGTCCAATGGGGCGGCTTTTACTACACGGAGTTCGTGATCGATGCGAAAGAACAGATGATCGTGATCTTCATGTCGCAACTCAAAAACAACGGTGGCGCGACGATCAATGAAGCGGCAAAAGCGCTCGCGTTCCAGGCGATCATTGATTGA